Proteins encoded within one genomic window of Gambusia affinis linkage group LG09, SWU_Gaff_1.0, whole genome shotgun sequence:
- the gcna gene encoding acidic repeat-containing protein isoform X3, whose amino-acid sequence MNDDLCKSFDRVARKMGWMDEGLDSTQKKLMSMIGKTRNGGTSGAPSESSDEEFDNFLMKNFTPKTKTKPQKPISAAKTLSSNVPVVSSGDEDDFETFLQQVKTPAAKARIRSESGSEDSLKNFIVNDFSSDDDFLETKSSLKVPQKIKTPVGQRPFRRPLAQLNSPVFVSDSGDDDDENIIIRNTWKTRHSKPKPLQRDEKSENKQEENRSPLLPSLSDFLRPPSNTPPLTASPKRTFSAPCRLDESSGSEEEFASLLERLKKKNNLTSTTFTPNTSKESETKLVISAPAVKPFTTPGSKAIKEKPQDVKTHGKSSILKPKVSQTDPRPAAVSRIAACKTPGCFLESLAVPGSIYGSIFKKNKEELTRKLYQLYNTSVFDNKLPTNMSVTWNKKMRKTAGYCITGQEKGGGNRYARIELSDKVCDSADRLRDTLIHEMCHAATWLINGVRDGHGNLWRLYARKSTLMHPELPVVTRCHSYDITYKFQYQCKRCQNTIGRHSKSLDTQRFVCALCTGQLVLLTPSKPRAPTPFATFVKENYGNARQELAGQSHAEVMRKLSADFASKTKLGAS is encoded by the exons ATGAACGATGATCTCTGCAAGTCGTTTGACAGAGTTGCTAGAAAGATGGGCTGGATGGATGAGGGACTGGACTCAACCCAAAAGAAG CTGATGAGTATGATCGGCAAGACGCGCAATGGTGGGACAAGTGGAGCTCCTAGCGAGTCCAGTGATGAAGAGTTTGACAATT TTCTTATGAAAAACTTcacacccaaaacaaaaactaagccACAGAAGCCAATCAGTGCTGCAAAGACACTCAG cTCAAATGTTCCTGTGGTGAGCTCAGGTGATGAAGATGACTTTGAGACAT TTTTGCAGCAAGTGAAAACCCCCGCCGCCAAAGCCAGGATAAGATCTGAAAGCGGCAGTGAAGACAG CCTGAAAAACTTCATAGTGAACGATTTCTCGTCTGATGACGATTTTCTTGAAACTAAGTCGTCCTTAAAAG TTCCTCAGAAGATCAAAACTCCAGTGGGGCAGCGTCCGTTCAGAAGACCTCTCGCGCAGTTGAACTCGCCGGTGTTTGTTAGCGACAGTGGGGACGACGACGACGAAAACATTATCATAAGGAATACTTGGAAGACTCGTCACTCGAAGCCCAAACCTCTGCAAAGAGATGAAAAGAGCGAAAACAAGCAGGAAGAGAACCGATCACCCTTGCTGCCCAGTTTATCGGACTTCCTCCGTCCTCCCAGTAACACTCCGCCATTAACAGCGTCACCCAAGCGGACTTTTTCAGCACCTTGTAGGCTGGACGAGTCGAGCGGCTCTGAGGAGGAGTTTGCGTCCCTGTTGGAgaggctgaaaaagaaaaacaatctcaCCAGCACCACATTCACCCCAAACACCAGTAAAG AATCTGAAACAAAGCTTGTGATCTCAGCTCCTGCGGTGAAGCCCTTCACAACACCAGGCTCGAAAGCGATCAAGGAGAAACCTCAAGATGTAAAAACACATGGAAAATCCTCCATTTTGAAGCCTAAAGTCAGTCAGACGGACCCCAGGCCCGCTGCTGTGAGCAG GATTGCGGCGTGTAAGACCCCTGGCTGCTTCCTAGAGTCACTCGCAGTTCCCGGCTCCATATATGGATCCATTTTCAAGAAGAACAAGGAAGAACTCACAAGGAAGCTGTACCAGCTCTACAATACCAGCGTGTTTGACAACAAG ctgcCAACCAACATGTCTGTAACCTGGAATAAGAAGATGCGGAAAACAGCGGGTTACTGTATCACGGGACAGGAAAAAGGTGGAGGAAACCGCTACGCTCGCATCGAGCTGTCCGACAAAGTCTGCGACTCCGCAG ATCGTCTCCGGGACACGCTGATCCATGAAATGTGCCACGCTGCCACGTGGCTGATAAACGGCGTGAGGGACGGACACGGAAACCTGTGGAGGCTGTACGCACGCAAATCCACACTCATGCATCCCGAGCTGCCCGTGGTGACGCGCTGCCACAGTTATGACATCACGTACAAGTTCCAGTATCAGTGCAAGCGCTGCCAGAATAC GATCGGCCGCCACTCCAAGTCTCTGGACACGCAGAGGTTTGTGTGCGCGCTCTGCACCGGTCAGCTGGTCTTACTGACTCCTTCGAAGCCACGGGCTCCCACGCCCTTCGCCACGTTCGTCA
- the gcna gene encoding acidic repeat-containing protein isoform X2 codes for MNDDLCKSFDRVARKMGWMDEGLDSTQKKLMSMIGKTRNGGTSGAPSESSDEEFDNFLMKNFTPKTKTKPQKPISAAKTLSSNVPVVSSGDEDDFETFLQQVKTPAAKARIRSESGSEDSLKNFIVNDFSSDDDFLETKSSLKVPQKIKTPVGQRPFRRPLAQLNSPVFVSDSGDDDDENIIIRNTWKTRHSKPKPLQRDEKSENKQEENRSPLLPSLSDFLRPPSNTPPLTASPKRTFSAPCRLDESSGSEEEFASLLERLKKKNNLTSTTFTPNTSKESETKLVISAPAVKPFTTPGSKAIKEKPQDVKTHGKSSILKPKVSQTDPRPAAVSRIAACKTPGCFLESLAVPGSIYGSIFKKNKEELTRKLYQLYNTSVFDNKLPTNMSVTWNKKMRKTAGYCITGQEKGGGNRYARIELSDKVCDSADRLRDTLIHEMCHAATWLINGVRDGHGNLWRLYARKSTLMHPELPVVTRCHSYDITYKFQYQCKRCQNTIGRHSKSLDTQRFVCALCTGQLVLLTPSKPRAPTPFATFVKENYGNARQELAGQSHAEVMRKLSADFASKTKLDRKETGRENGGRQAAKA; via the exons ATGAACGATGATCTCTGCAAGTCGTTTGACAGAGTTGCTAGAAAGATGGGCTGGATGGATGAGGGACTGGACTCAACCCAAAAGAAG CTGATGAGTATGATCGGCAAGACGCGCAATGGTGGGACAAGTGGAGCTCCTAGCGAGTCCAGTGATGAAGAGTTTGACAATT TTCTTATGAAAAACTTcacacccaaaacaaaaactaagccACAGAAGCCAATCAGTGCTGCAAAGACACTCAG cTCAAATGTTCCTGTGGTGAGCTCAGGTGATGAAGATGACTTTGAGACAT TTTTGCAGCAAGTGAAAACCCCCGCCGCCAAAGCCAGGATAAGATCTGAAAGCGGCAGTGAAGACAG CCTGAAAAACTTCATAGTGAACGATTTCTCGTCTGATGACGATTTTCTTGAAACTAAGTCGTCCTTAAAAG TTCCTCAGAAGATCAAAACTCCAGTGGGGCAGCGTCCGTTCAGAAGACCTCTCGCGCAGTTGAACTCGCCGGTGTTTGTTAGCGACAGTGGGGACGACGACGACGAAAACATTATCATAAGGAATACTTGGAAGACTCGTCACTCGAAGCCCAAACCTCTGCAAAGAGATGAAAAGAGCGAAAACAAGCAGGAAGAGAACCGATCACCCTTGCTGCCCAGTTTATCGGACTTCCTCCGTCCTCCCAGTAACACTCCGCCATTAACAGCGTCACCCAAGCGGACTTTTTCAGCACCTTGTAGGCTGGACGAGTCGAGCGGCTCTGAGGAGGAGTTTGCGTCCCTGTTGGAgaggctgaaaaagaaaaacaatctcaCCAGCACCACATTCACCCCAAACACCAGTAAAG AATCTGAAACAAAGCTTGTGATCTCAGCTCCTGCGGTGAAGCCCTTCACAACACCAGGCTCGAAAGCGATCAAGGAGAAACCTCAAGATGTAAAAACACATGGAAAATCCTCCATTTTGAAGCCTAAAGTCAGTCAGACGGACCCCAGGCCCGCTGCTGTGAGCAG GATTGCGGCGTGTAAGACCCCTGGCTGCTTCCTAGAGTCACTCGCAGTTCCCGGCTCCATATATGGATCCATTTTCAAGAAGAACAAGGAAGAACTCACAAGGAAGCTGTACCAGCTCTACAATACCAGCGTGTTTGACAACAAG ctgcCAACCAACATGTCTGTAACCTGGAATAAGAAGATGCGGAAAACAGCGGGTTACTGTATCACGGGACAGGAAAAAGGTGGAGGAAACCGCTACGCTCGCATCGAGCTGTCCGACAAAGTCTGCGACTCCGCAG ATCGTCTCCGGGACACGCTGATCCATGAAATGTGCCACGCTGCCACGTGGCTGATAAACGGCGTGAGGGACGGACACGGAAACCTGTGGAGGCTGTACGCACGCAAATCCACACTCATGCATCCCGAGCTGCCCGTGGTGACGCGCTGCCACAGTTATGACATCACGTACAAGTTCCAGTATCAGTGCAAGCGCTGCCAGAATAC GATCGGCCGCCACTCCAAGTCTCTGGACACGCAGAGGTTTGTGTGCGCGCTCTGCACCGGTCAGCTGGTCTTACTGACTCCTTCGAAGCCACGGGCTCCCACGCCCTTCGCCACGTTCGTCA
- the gcna gene encoding acidic repeat-containing protein isoform X1 produces the protein MNDDLCKSFDRVARKMGWMDEGLDSTQKKLMSMIGKTRNGGTSGAPSESSDEEFDNFLMKNFTPKTKTKPQKPISAAKTLSSNVPVVSSGDEDDFETFLQQVKTPAAKARIRSESGSEDSLKNFIVNDFSSDDDFLETKSSLKVPQKIKTPVGQRPFRRPLAQLNSPVFVSDSGDDDDENIIIRNTWKTRHSKPKPLQRDEKSENKQEENRSPLLPSLSDFLRPPSNTPPLTASPKRTFSAPCRLDESSGSEEEFASLLERLKKKNNLTSTTFTPNTSKESETKLVISAPAVKPFTTPGSKAIKEKPQDVKTHGKSSILKPKVSQTDPRPAAVSRIAACKTPGCFLESLAVPGSIYGSIFKKNKEELTRKLYQLYNTSVFDNKLPTNMSVTWNKKMRKTAGYCITGQEKGGGNRYARIELSDKVCDSADRLRDTLIHEMCHAATWLINGVRDGHGNLWRLYARKSTLMHPELPVVTRCHSYDITYKFQYQCKRCQNTIGRHSKSLDTQRFVCALCTGQLVLLTPSKPRAPTPFATFVKENYGNARQELAGQSHAEVMRKLSADFASKTKLGKRRGERMAGDKQQRPEGQESNFERLH, from the exons ATGAACGATGATCTCTGCAAGTCGTTTGACAGAGTTGCTAGAAAGATGGGCTGGATGGATGAGGGACTGGACTCAACCCAAAAGAAG CTGATGAGTATGATCGGCAAGACGCGCAATGGTGGGACAAGTGGAGCTCCTAGCGAGTCCAGTGATGAAGAGTTTGACAATT TTCTTATGAAAAACTTcacacccaaaacaaaaactaagccACAGAAGCCAATCAGTGCTGCAAAGACACTCAG cTCAAATGTTCCTGTGGTGAGCTCAGGTGATGAAGATGACTTTGAGACAT TTTTGCAGCAAGTGAAAACCCCCGCCGCCAAAGCCAGGATAAGATCTGAAAGCGGCAGTGAAGACAG CCTGAAAAACTTCATAGTGAACGATTTCTCGTCTGATGACGATTTTCTTGAAACTAAGTCGTCCTTAAAAG TTCCTCAGAAGATCAAAACTCCAGTGGGGCAGCGTCCGTTCAGAAGACCTCTCGCGCAGTTGAACTCGCCGGTGTTTGTTAGCGACAGTGGGGACGACGACGACGAAAACATTATCATAAGGAATACTTGGAAGACTCGTCACTCGAAGCCCAAACCTCTGCAAAGAGATGAAAAGAGCGAAAACAAGCAGGAAGAGAACCGATCACCCTTGCTGCCCAGTTTATCGGACTTCCTCCGTCCTCCCAGTAACACTCCGCCATTAACAGCGTCACCCAAGCGGACTTTTTCAGCACCTTGTAGGCTGGACGAGTCGAGCGGCTCTGAGGAGGAGTTTGCGTCCCTGTTGGAgaggctgaaaaagaaaaacaatctcaCCAGCACCACATTCACCCCAAACACCAGTAAAG AATCTGAAACAAAGCTTGTGATCTCAGCTCCTGCGGTGAAGCCCTTCACAACACCAGGCTCGAAAGCGATCAAGGAGAAACCTCAAGATGTAAAAACACATGGAAAATCCTCCATTTTGAAGCCTAAAGTCAGTCAGACGGACCCCAGGCCCGCTGCTGTGAGCAG GATTGCGGCGTGTAAGACCCCTGGCTGCTTCCTAGAGTCACTCGCAGTTCCCGGCTCCATATATGGATCCATTTTCAAGAAGAACAAGGAAGAACTCACAAGGAAGCTGTACCAGCTCTACAATACCAGCGTGTTTGACAACAAG ctgcCAACCAACATGTCTGTAACCTGGAATAAGAAGATGCGGAAAACAGCGGGTTACTGTATCACGGGACAGGAAAAAGGTGGAGGAAACCGCTACGCTCGCATCGAGCTGTCCGACAAAGTCTGCGACTCCGCAG ATCGTCTCCGGGACACGCTGATCCATGAAATGTGCCACGCTGCCACGTGGCTGATAAACGGCGTGAGGGACGGACACGGAAACCTGTGGAGGCTGTACGCACGCAAATCCACACTCATGCATCCCGAGCTGCCCGTGGTGACGCGCTGCCACAGTTATGACATCACGTACAAGTTCCAGTATCAGTGCAAGCGCTGCCAGAATAC GATCGGCCGCCACTCCAAGTCTCTGGACACGCAGAGGTTTGTGTGCGCGCTCTGCACCGGTCAGCTGGTCTTACTGACTCCTTCGAAGCCACGGGCTCCCACGCCCTTCGCCACGTTCGTCA